The Pseudomonas sp. FP2309 genome has a window encoding:
- a CDS encoding DUF1289 domain-containing protein has translation MNPLERPVASPCVSICALDEDDICTGCQRTVDEITRWSRMDNAERRMVLGLCHERAVASGLVFMVCANPSG, from the coding sequence ATGAACCCGCTCGAACGCCCCGTCGCCTCGCCGTGCGTGAGTATTTGCGCGCTGGATGAAGACGATATCTGCACCGGCTGCCAGCGCACCGTGGACGAAATCACCCGCTGGAGCCGCATGGACAACGCCGAACGCCGGATGGTGTTGGGGTTGTGCCATGAGCGGGCGGTGGCGAGCGGGTTGGTCTTTATGGTTTGCGCTAACCCCAGCGGCTGA
- a CDS encoding gamma carbonic anhydrase family protein — protein MKYRLGDARVETHPNSWVAPNATLVGKVKLEEGANVWFNAVLRGDNELILIGKNSNVQDGSVMHTDMGYPLTLGTGVTIGHNAMLHGCTVDDYSLIGINAVILNGARIGKHCIIGANSLIGEGKEIPDGSLVMGSPGKVVRELTEAQKRMLEASAAHYVHNAQRYARDLVEQEE, from the coding sequence ATGAAATACCGCCTGGGCGACGCCCGCGTCGAGACGCACCCCAACAGTTGGGTGGCGCCCAATGCCACGCTGGTGGGCAAGGTCAAGCTGGAGGAGGGTGCCAACGTCTGGTTCAACGCGGTATTGCGTGGCGACAATGAACTGATCCTGATCGGCAAAAACAGCAACGTGCAGGACGGCAGCGTGATGCACACCGACATGGGCTACCCGCTGACCCTGGGCACCGGTGTGACCATCGGCCACAACGCCATGCTGCATGGCTGCACCGTCGATGATTACAGCCTGATTGGTATCAATGCGGTAATCCTCAACGGCGCCAGGATCGGTAAGCACTGCATCATCGGCGCCAATTCGCTGATCGGCGAGGGCAAGGAAATTCCCGACGGCTCCCTGGTGATGGGCTCGCCGGGCAAGGTGGTGCGGGAGCTCACCGAGGCGCAGAAGCGCATGCTCGAAGCCAGTGCCGCGCACTATGTGCATAACGCCCAGCGGTATGCCCGCGACCTGGTTGAGCAGGAAGAATGA
- a CDS encoding CoA pyrophosphatase, whose translation MLDELLRRVSNHTPHTLETDGRFPEAAVLVPITRSDEPELILTLRASGLSTHGGEVAFPGGRRDPEDPDLVFTALREAEEEIGLPPGLVEVIGPLSPLISLHGIRVTPYVGVIPDYVEYLANDAEIAAVFSVPLDFFRQDPREHTHRIDYQGRSWYVPSYRFGEYKIWGLTAIMIVELINLLYDDANISLHQPPKSFINI comes from the coding sequence ATGCTGGACGAGCTACTTCGCCGGGTAAGCAATCACACGCCGCATACGCTGGAAACGGACGGACGTTTCCCCGAGGCCGCGGTGCTGGTGCCGATTACCCGCAGTGACGAACCTGAGCTGATCCTGACCCTGCGCGCCAGCGGCCTGTCGACCCACGGTGGCGAAGTGGCCTTTCCTGGCGGGCGCCGCGATCCCGAAGATCCGGACCTGGTGTTCACCGCCCTGCGCGAGGCCGAAGAAGAAATCGGCCTGCCGCCGGGGTTGGTGGAGGTTATCGGCCCGTTGAGCCCGCTGATTTCCCTGCATGGTATCCGCGTGACGCCTTACGTGGGGGTCATCCCCGATTACGTCGAGTACCTGGCCAACGATGCCGAAATCGCCGCGGTCTTCAGTGTGCCGCTGGACTTTTTCCGACAGGACCCGCGCGAACATACCCACAGAATCGATTACCAGGGCCGCAGTTGGTACGTGCCCAGCTATCGCTTTGGTGAATATAAAATCTGGGGGCTGACGGCGATCATGATCGTCGAGTTGATCAACCTGCTCTATGACGATGCCAACATCAGCCTGCACCAGCCACCCAAAAGCTTCATCAATATTTAA
- a CDS encoding NUDIX hydrolase: MNFCSQCGKPVTQRIPEGDGRLRFVCDHCSTVHYQNPNIVAGTLPVWGDKVLLCRRAIEPRLGYWTLPAGFMENGETVEQAAMRETLEEACARVCNLCVYTLIDVPHISQVHIFYRAELVDLDFAAGPESLEVQLFDEADIPWSELAFRTVGRTLECFFADRRLKSYPVRSEAVPPMGKPAP; this comes from the coding sequence ATGAACTTCTGCAGCCAGTGCGGCAAACCGGTCACCCAACGCATTCCCGAAGGCGACGGCCGCCTGCGTTTTGTGTGTGATCACTGCTCGACCGTCCATTACCAGAACCCCAATATTGTCGCCGGCACGCTGCCGGTGTGGGGCGATAAAGTGCTGCTGTGCCGCCGCGCCATCGAGCCGCGCCTGGGTTACTGGACCCTGCCCGCCGGTTTTATGGAGAACGGCGAGACCGTCGAACAGGCCGCCATGCGCGAAACCCTGGAAGAAGCCTGCGCCCGCGTATGTAACCTGTGCGTCTATACGCTGATCGACGTACCGCATATCAGCCAGGTGCACATCTTCTACCGCGCCGAACTGGTCGACCTGGACTTCGCCGCAGGCCCCGAAAGCCTTGAGGTACAGCTGTTCGACGAAGCCGACATCCCTTGGTCCGAGCTGGCTTTTCGCACAGTAGGCCGTACCTTGGAATGCTTTTTCGCTGACCGCAGGCTCAAGTCATACCCGGTGCGCAGCGAGGCTGTGCCGCCAATGGGCAAGCCCGCCCCTTAA
- a CDS encoding murein L,D-transpeptidase family protein, protein MRLLLVLICLSFATLSPASTLQTPGSKPVEKVLVLKSAHQLQLINDGKPFKTYRISLGKNPKGHKLIEGDRRTPEGLYWIDWRKTSDRFNLAMHISYPNISDAARARREGVKPGSMIMIHGTPDTEDYPEQWFHTLDWTDGCIGMRNVDMREVWNLVKDGTLIEIRP, encoded by the coding sequence ATGCGTCTGTTGCTTGTTTTGATCTGCCTGTCGTTCGCTACCCTGTCACCGGCCTCCACTCTGCAAACGCCGGGCAGCAAGCCTGTCGAAAAAGTCCTGGTGCTTAAATCCGCCCACCAATTGCAGTTGATCAACGACGGCAAGCCGTTCAAGACCTATCGCATTTCCCTGGGCAAAAACCCCAAGGGCCACAAGCTGATCGAGGGCGACCGCCGCACCCCGGAGGGCCTCTATTGGATCGACTGGCGCAAGACCAGTGACCGTTTCAACCTGGCCATGCACATCTCCTACCCCAACATCAGCGACGCCGCCCGCGCGCGCCGCGAAGGGGTGAAGCCCGGCAGCATGATCATGATCCACGGCACGCCCGACACCGAGGACTACCCGGAGCAGTGGTTCCACACCCTGGACTGGACCGACGGCTGCATCGGCATGCGCAACGTCGACATGCGTGAAGTCTGGAACCTGGTCAAAGACGGCACGCTGATCGAGATTCGGCCGTAG
- a CDS encoding GntR family transcriptional regulator encodes MNPILALRPDDKQSTPLYLQLARKLEAAIHAGEWKSEQALPSERVLSEQLSISRVTARKALQVLFDQGLIRRSQGSGTFITPRLEQPLSRLSGFSEMLRLKGFAPSSQWLERDITPPTHEELIRLALSPTDKVARLKRLRKADDTVMAIEMSTLPAAVLPQPHAIGNSLYEYLESIGKPIVRALQHIQAINASDEFAALVGIAPGTAMLLMTRVGYTADNTPIEITDTYCRNDYYDFVAELRRYDFAAELRP; translated from the coding sequence ATGAATCCCATCCTGGCCCTGCGCCCCGACGACAAACAGTCCACGCCGCTGTACCTGCAATTGGCGCGCAAGCTCGAAGCCGCCATCCACGCCGGTGAGTGGAAATCCGAGCAGGCGTTGCCCTCCGAGCGCGTACTCAGCGAGCAGTTGAGCATCTCGCGGGTTACCGCCCGCAAGGCCCTGCAAGTGCTGTTTGACCAAGGCCTGATTCGTCGCAGCCAAGGTTCCGGCACGTTTATCACGCCACGCCTGGAACAGCCGCTGTCACGCTTGTCGGGGTTCAGCGAAATGCTGCGCCTCAAGGGTTTTGCGCCCAGCTCCCAATGGCTGGAACGCGACATTACTCCGCCGACCCACGAAGAGCTGATTCGCCTGGCCTTGTCGCCCACCGATAAAGTCGCGCGCCTCAAACGCTTGCGCAAAGCCGACGACACGGTCATGGCGATTGAAATGAGCACCCTGCCCGCCGCCGTGTTGCCGCAACCGCACGCCATCGGCAACTCGCTGTACGAATACCTGGAAAGCATCGGCAAACCCATCGTGCGCGCCCTGCAACATATCCAGGCAATCAACGCCTCGGACGAGTTTGCCGCGCTGGTGGGCATCGCCCCCGGCACCGCCATGCTGCTGATGACGCGCGTGGGCTACACCGCCGACAACACGCCGATTGAAATCACCGACACCTACTGCCGCAACGACTACTACGACTTCGTCGCAGAGCTGCGCAGGTACGACTTTGCCGCCGAGTTGCGGCCTTAG
- the nagA gene encoding N-acetylglucosamine-6-phosphate deacetylase — MSEDNILTPHGWIRGRLVHARGKVLAIEGTPCDPSENDLPYLLPGFIDLHVHGGGGKDIMEGSAAFETITRTHVRFGTTSLLATTMTAPVDEISRVLGELGAFCEQRPAGSARVLGVHLEGPYINPGKLGAQPNFAHTALMAEVEAYLRLAPIRVITIAPEIAGHDALIRALSARGVRMQIGHTLGSYEEGVAALAAGASSFTHLYNAMSPLHHREPGIVGAALAHAKYAELIPDLLHVHPGAMRVALRAIPCLYCVTDSTAAAGMPDGEYKLGSHTVTKCLGGVRLADGTLAGSTLTMDQALRNLVKIGLPISEASQRLSQFPADYLGLEERGRLQPGSFADCVRLDRALHLTDVMVEGDTIDFKNA; from the coding sequence ATGTCCGAAGACAATATCCTCACGCCCCATGGCTGGATTCGCGGCCGCCTGGTGCACGCACGCGGCAAGGTGCTCGCCATTGAAGGCACGCCTTGTGACCCGTCTGAAAACGACTTGCCCTACCTGCTGCCGGGCTTTATCGACCTGCATGTGCACGGCGGCGGCGGCAAGGACATCATGGAAGGCAGCGCGGCCTTCGAGACCATCACCCGCACCCACGTGCGGTTTGGTACCACCTCGCTGCTGGCCACCACCATGACGGCGCCGGTGGATGAAATCTCCCGCGTGCTCGGTGAGCTTGGCGCGTTCTGCGAGCAGCGTCCTGCAGGCAGCGCCCGGGTGCTCGGCGTGCACCTGGAAGGCCCCTACATCAACCCCGGAAAACTCGGCGCTCAGCCCAACTTCGCCCACACCGCGTTGATGGCTGAAGTGGAAGCTTACCTGCGTCTGGCGCCGATCCGGGTGATCACCATCGCGCCGGAAATCGCCGGCCATGACGCGTTGATCCGTGCCCTCAGCGCACGCGGTGTACGCATGCAAATCGGCCACACCCTGGGCAGCTATGAAGAAGGCGTCGCCGCCCTCGCCGCCGGGGCCAGCAGCTTCACCCATTTGTACAACGCCATGAGCCCGCTGCATCACCGCGAACCCGGCATCGTCGGTGCAGCGCTGGCCCACGCCAAGTACGCCGAGCTGATCCCGGATTTGCTTCACGTGCACCCCGGCGCCATGCGCGTGGCCCTGCGTGCGATTCCGTGCCTGTACTGCGTCACCGATTCCACCGCCGCCGCCGGCATGCCCGATGGCGAGTACAAGTTGGGCAGCCACACCGTGACCAAATGCCTGGGCGGCGTCCGCCTGGCCGACGGCACCCTGGCAGGCAGCACGCTGACCATGGACCAGGCGCTGCGCAACCTGGTGAAGATCGGCCTGCCCATCAGCGAAGCCTCACAACGCCTGTCGCAGTTTCCGGCGGACTACCTGGGCCTGGAAGAACGCGGCCGCCTGCAACCCGGCAGCTTTGCCGACTGCGTGCGCCTGGACCGCGCCCTGCACCTCACCGACGTAATGGTCGAAGGAGACACCATTGACTTCAAAAATGCTTGA
- a CDS encoding SIS domain-containing protein, with translation MLEEALASGDAVAAQLQRLTPILEEIAGRLRRQPPHVAMTIARGSSDHAASYFAYLAMQHVGIPVASLPMSVVTLLQAPLKVSGQVAFGFSQSGQSPDLVNSLRLLRKRGALSISLVNAEDSPLEAACECHVPLCAGPELSVAATKSFIASLSASALLVGHWNQQRELLQACQALPDGLHEAATQDWQAAIDALKDSQRLMVIGRGAGFAVAQEAALKLKETSAIQAEAFSSAEVRHGPMALIDENYPLLVFAPRGAEQAGLLSLAADMRQRGARVLLAAPDDIVERDLTLSRAEHPSLDPILAIQSFYVMAAGLAQARGMDPDQPRHLSKVTRTH, from the coding sequence ATGCTTGAAGAGGCCTTGGCCTCCGGTGATGCCGTCGCCGCCCAATTGCAGCGCCTGACCCCGATACTCGAAGAAATCGCCGGCCGCCTGCGCCGCCAGCCGCCGCACGTGGCGATGACCATCGCCCGTGGCAGCTCGGACCATGCCGCCAGCTACTTTGCCTACCTGGCCATGCAGCATGTGGGCATTCCGGTGGCGTCATTGCCGATGTCGGTGGTGACCTTGCTGCAGGCCCCATTGAAGGTCAGTGGCCAAGTGGCGTTCGGCTTCTCGCAGTCGGGGCAAAGCCCGGACCTGGTCAACAGCCTGCGCCTGCTGCGCAAGCGAGGCGCCTTGAGCATCTCGCTGGTCAACGCCGAAGACTCGCCGCTGGAGGCCGCGTGTGAATGCCACGTACCCCTGTGTGCCGGGCCGGAACTGAGCGTGGCGGCCACCAAGAGCTTTATCGCCAGCCTCAGCGCCAGCGCGTTGCTGGTTGGCCACTGGAACCAGCAACGCGAACTGTTGCAAGCCTGCCAGGCCCTGCCCGACGGCCTGCACGAAGCAGCCACACAGGATTGGCAAGCGGCCATCGACGCCCTGAAAGACAGCCAACGCTTGATGGTGATCGGCCGCGGTGCCGGCTTTGCCGTCGCCCAGGAAGCCGCACTCAAGCTCAAGGAAACCTCGGCGATCCAGGCCGAAGCCTTCAGCAGCGCCGAAGTGCGCCACGGGCCGATGGCCTTGATCGATGAAAATTACCCGTTGCTGGTGTTCGCCCCACGCGGCGCCGAGCAAGCCGGTTTGCTGAGCCTGGCCGCCGATATGCGTCAACGCGGCGCCCGCGTCTTGCTGGCCGCGCCGGACGATATCGTGGAACGCGACCTGACCCTGAGCCGTGCCGAACACCCGAGCCTGGACCCGATCCTGGCCATCCAAAGCTTCTACGTCATGGCCGCCGGCCTGGCGCAGGCCCGGGGCATGGACCCGGACCAGCCGCGCCACCTGAGCAAAGTCACCCGCACTCACTGA
- the ptsP gene encoding phosphoenolpyruvate--protein phosphotransferase, with amino-acid sequence MSNNNKELTLCAPLSGPVLALGDIPDEVFASGALGDGVAIDPLNDCLHAPCDGVIIHVARTGHALTIRADNGAELLMHVGIDTVELNGEGFALLVKPDARVTQGQALVRFDLDHVARQCKSLVSPIILTNGEGFELRPVAGKIVKVGEPLLHIAARSAAPLQAAVDNSVTEVHASVRITHRGGLHARPAALVRKAAQGFNCHAELHFAGKSAPCDSLIGLMGLGIGEGDEVRITCRGKDCEAALQALVAVLSVAVSEEHHTPVAAAPRRANTEAGVLQGVCAAPGLVCGPLFRLAGIELPQDTGKHTADEQLQRLDTALEQVRGEIRSTLEHARQRKNVEEEDIFAAHLALLEDPTLLDAATGAIEQGSAATHAWHDAIQAQCAVLLALGKPLFAERANDLRDLQQRVLRALLGETWHFELPAGSIVSAHDLTPSDLLQLSAQNAVGICMAEGGATSHVAILARGKGLPCVVALGAEVLDVPQGQRVVLDAANGRLELAPSEARHAEVHQIRDAQKRRRQQQQAQARQAAQTRDGVSIEVAANVASSAEAQMAFENGADGVGLLRTEFLFVDRRTAPDEQEQRQAYQAVLDAMGDKSVIIRTIDVGGDKQLDYLPLPVEANPVLGLRGIRLAQVRPELLDQQLRALLQVRPLARCRILLPMVSEVDELLQIRQRLDELCAELELTQRPELGVMIEVPAAALMAEQLAKHADFLSIGTNDLSQYTLAMDRDHAGLAARVDALHPALLRLIAQTCAGAAKHGRWVGVCGALASDPLATPVLVGLGVSELSVSPPQIGEIKDRVRHLDAAQCRQLSQGLLDLSSARAVRQACQHHWPLS; translated from the coding sequence ATGTCCAACAACAATAAAGAATTGACCCTCTGTGCGCCCTTGAGCGGCCCCGTGCTCGCCTTGGGCGACATCCCCGACGAAGTATTCGCCAGTGGCGCCCTGGGCGACGGCGTGGCCATCGACCCGTTGAATGACTGCCTGCATGCGCCGTGTGACGGGGTGATCATCCATGTCGCCCGCACCGGGCATGCGTTGACGATCCGCGCCGACAACGGTGCCGAATTGCTGATGCATGTGGGCATCGACACCGTGGAATTGAACGGCGAAGGGTTTGCACTGCTGGTCAAACCGGACGCGCGCGTGACCCAGGGCCAGGCGCTGGTGCGCTTTGATCTGGACCACGTTGCGCGCCAGTGCAAAAGCCTGGTCAGCCCGATCATCCTTACCAATGGCGAGGGTTTTGAGCTACGGCCGGTGGCCGGAAAAATCGTCAAGGTGGGTGAGCCGTTGCTGCACATTGCCGCGCGTTCGGCAGCGCCGCTGCAGGCGGCTGTGGATAACTCGGTCACCGAAGTGCACGCCAGCGTGCGCATTACCCACCGTGGCGGTTTGCATGCACGCCCCGCCGCGCTGGTGCGCAAGGCCGCGCAAGGTTTTAACTGCCATGCAGAGCTGCACTTCGCCGGCAAGTCGGCGCCGTGCGACAGCCTGATTGGCTTGATGGGCCTGGGCATTGGTGAAGGCGATGAAGTGCGCATCACCTGTCGCGGCAAGGATTGCGAGGCGGCGCTGCAGGCGTTGGTGGCCGTACTGTCGGTTGCCGTGAGTGAAGAACACCACACGCCGGTAGCCGCAGCACCGCGTCGGGCGAATACCGAAGCCGGTGTGTTGCAAGGCGTGTGCGCGGCGCCCGGTCTGGTCTGTGGGCCGCTGTTTCGCCTGGCCGGTATCGAACTGCCGCAAGACACGGGCAAGCATACCGCCGACGAACAACTGCAACGTCTGGACACCGCGCTGGAGCAAGTGCGCGGCGAAATCCGCAGCACCCTGGAGCATGCACGCCAACGCAAGAACGTCGAAGAAGAAGACATCTTCGCCGCCCACCTTGCGCTATTGGAAGACCCCACGCTGCTGGACGCCGCCACCGGTGCCATCGAGCAAGGCAGTGCCGCCACCCACGCCTGGCACGATGCTATCCAGGCGCAATGCGCGGTGTTGCTGGCGTTGGGCAAACCGCTGTTTGCCGAGCGCGCCAACGACCTGCGCGACCTGCAACAACGGGTGTTGCGTGCGCTGTTGGGTGAAACCTGGCATTTCGAATTGCCGGCCGGTTCAATTGTCAGCGCCCATGACCTGACCCCGTCCGACCTGCTGCAACTGAGCGCACAAAACGCCGTGGGTATTTGCATGGCCGAAGGCGGCGCAACGTCCCACGTCGCAATTTTGGCCCGAGGCAAAGGCTTGCCCTGTGTGGTCGCGCTGGGCGCCGAAGTGCTCGACGTGCCGCAAGGCCAACGCGTGGTACTGGACGCGGCCAATGGTCGCCTGGAACTGGCCCCCAGCGAAGCGCGCCACGCCGAAGTGCACCAGATTCGCGATGCGCAGAAACGGCGCCGTCAGCAACAACAGGCCCAAGCCCGGCAAGCGGCGCAAACCCGCGATGGCGTCAGTATTGAAGTGGCGGCCAACGTCGCCTCCAGTGCCGAGGCCCAAATGGCGTTTGAAAACGGCGCCGATGGTGTGGGCCTGCTACGCACCGAATTCCTGTTTGTCGACCGCCGCACCGCGCCGGATGAGCAAGAGCAACGCCAGGCCTACCAGGCCGTGCTGGACGCCATGGGCGACAAGTCGGTGATCATCCGCACCATCGACGTGGGCGGCGACAAGCAACTCGACTATCTACCGTTGCCGGTTGAGGCCAACCCGGTGCTGGGCCTGCGCGGTATTCGCCTGGCCCAGGTGCGCCCGGAGCTGCTTGATCAGCAACTGCGCGCGCTGCTGCAAGTCCGCCCGCTGGCGCGTTGCCGGATTCTGTTGCCGATGGTCAGCGAGGTCGACGAACTGCTGCAGATCCGCCAGCGCCTGGATGAACTGTGCGCGGAGCTGGAGCTGACCCAGCGCCCGGAACTGGGCGTGATGATCGAAGTGCCCGCCGCTGCGCTGATGGCCGAGCAACTCGCCAAACACGCAGACTTTTTATCCATCGGCACCAATGACCTTTCCCAGTACACCCTGGCCATGGACCGCGACCACGCGGGCCTGGCCGCGCGGGTGGATGCCTTGCACCCGGCGCTGCTGCGCCTGATCGCGCAAACCTGCGCCGGCGCCGCCAAGCATGGGCGTTGGGTCGGTGTATGCGGCGCCCTGGCATCTGACCCACTGGCCACGCCGGTGCTGGTCGGCCTGGGCGTCAGCGAGCTGTCGGTAAGCCCGCCGCAGATCGGCGAAATCAAGGACCGCGTCCGCCACTTGGACGCGGCGCAATGCCGGCAATTGAGCCAAGGCCTGCTCGACCTGAGCAGCGCCAGGGCCGTTCGCCAAGCCTGTCAACACCACTGGCCGCTGAGCTGA
- the nagE gene encoding N-acetylglucosamine-specific PTS transporter subunit IIBC: MYQHLIEGLQRLGRALMLPIAILPIAGLLLRLGDTDLLNIAVMHDAGQAIFANLALIFAIGIAVGFARDNNGTAGLAGAIGYLVMISTLKVMDTTINMGMLAGIASGLMAGALYNRFKDIKLPEYLAFFGGRRFVPIITGFSAVGLGVIFGLIWPPIQHGINSFGVLLMESGSFGAFVFGVFNRLLIVTGLHHILNNMAWFVFGTFTDPVTGAVVTGDLTRYFAGDPKGGQFMTGMFPVMLFGLPAACLAMYRNALPERRKVMGGIFLSMALTSFLTGVTEPIEFAFMFLAPFLYLLHALLTGLSMAVTNMLNIHLGFTFSGGFIDMVLGWGKSTNGWLVVPVGLAYAVIYYTVFSYCIRRFNLKTPGREDIQVAPAHVMSDNQRATAYIRALGGADNLLSVGACTTRLRLDMVDRNKAVDAELKTLGAMAVVRPGNGGSLQVVVGPMADSIADEIRLAMPSFVASTPVAVTPEDKPVTVNVQEAEKWLSALGGRGNVRQLEAVAMTRLRVELGDDSGMSEADLTALGCQGVSQLDSGAWHLLIGDKATGLGEALEGLVTRPINS; the protein is encoded by the coding sequence ATGTACCAACATCTGATTGAAGGGCTGCAACGCCTGGGCCGTGCGCTGATGCTGCCGATCGCGATTCTGCCGATCGCCGGGCTGTTGCTGCGCCTGGGCGATACCGACTTGCTCAACATCGCGGTGATGCACGATGCCGGGCAAGCGATCTTCGCCAACCTGGCGCTGATCTTCGCCATCGGTATTGCCGTGGGCTTTGCCCGCGACAACAACGGCACGGCGGGCCTGGCCGGTGCGATCGGTTACCTGGTGATGATCTCTACGCTCAAGGTGATGGATACCACCATCAACATGGGCATGCTCGCCGGTATCGCCAGCGGCTTGATGGCCGGCGCGCTGTATAACCGGTTCAAGGACATCAAGCTGCCGGAGTACCTGGCGTTCTTTGGCGGGCGGCGGTTTGTGCCGATCATCACCGGGTTTTCGGCGGTGGGCCTGGGCGTGATCTTTGGCTTGATCTGGCCGCCGATCCAGCACGGCATCAACAGCTTCGGGGTGCTGCTGATGGAAAGCGGCAGCTTTGGCGCGTTCGTGTTTGGTGTGTTCAACCGCCTGCTGATCGTCACCGGCCTGCACCATATCCTCAACAACATGGCCTGGTTCGTATTCGGCACGTTTACCGATCCGGTGACCGGTGCTGTGGTAACAGGTGACCTGACCCGCTACTTCGCCGGCGACCCGAAAGGCGGCCAGTTCATGACCGGCATGTTCCCGGTGATGCTGTTCGGCCTGCCTGCTGCGTGTTTGGCGATGTACCGCAATGCACTGCCGGAGCGCCGCAAAGTGATGGGCGGGATTTTCCTGTCGATGGCACTGACGTCGTTCCTCACCGGGGTGACCGAGCCGATCGAATTCGCGTTCATGTTCCTCGCGCCGTTCCTGTACCTGCTGCATGCGCTGCTCACCGGCCTGTCGATGGCGGTGACCAATATGCTCAATATCCACCTGGGTTTTACCTTCTCCGGTGGCTTTATCGACATGGTGCTGGGCTGGGGCAAGTCCACCAATGGCTGGCTGGTGGTACCGGTGGGCCTGGCCTACGCGGTGATCTATTACACCGTGTTCAGCTACTGCATTCGCCGCTTCAACCTCAAGACACCCGGCCGCGAAGACATCCAGGTGGCGCCGGCACACGTGATGAGCGACAACCAGCGTGCCACGGCTTACATCCGAGCCTTGGGCGGTGCAGACAACTTGCTCAGCGTGGGGGCTTGCACCACACGCCTGCGCCTGGACATGGTCGACCGCAACAAGGCGGTGGATGCCGAACTCAAGACACTGGGCGCCATGGCTGTGGTGCGGCCAGGCAATGGCGGCAGTTTACAGGTAGTGGTTGGGCCGATGGCCGATAGCATTGCTGATGAAATTCGCTTGGCCATGCCGTCGTTTGTTGCCTCGACACCCGTAGCGGTTACGCCTGAGGATAAGCCCGTGACGGTGAATGTGCAGGAGGCCGAGAAATGGCTGAGTGCGTTGGGTGGCCGAGGGAATGTGCGCCAGCTGGAAGCGGTGGCGATGACCCGGTTGCGGGTGGAGTTGGGGGATGATTCGGGGATGTCTGAGGCGGACCTGACTGCCCTGGGTTGCCAGGGTGTGAGCCAGCTGGACAGCGGGGCGTGGCACTTGTTGATTGGTGACAAGGCCACTGGATTGGGCGAGGCACTGGAGGGACTGGTAACCCGCCCAATCAACTCCTGA
- a CDS encoding NGG1p interacting factor NIF3, translating to MYKLAFFVPDSHVETVKTAVFAAGGGRIGDYDNCAWQVLGQGQFRALDGSQPFIGQVGQVEVVEEWKVELVVADELIVAVVAALKLSHPYETPAYEVWQLADF from the coding sequence GTGTACAAGCTTGCCTTCTTCGTGCCCGACAGCCATGTGGAGACGGTGAAAACCGCCGTCTTCGCAGCTGGCGGCGGGCGCATCGGCGACTACGACAACTGCGCCTGGCAAGTGCTGGGCCAGGGCCAATTCCGCGCATTGGACGGCAGCCAGCCGTTCATTGGGCAAGTGGGTCAGGTTGAAGTGGTTGAGGAGTGGAAGGTGGAGCTGGTGGTGGCGGATGAGTTGATTGTGGCGGTTGTGGCTGCACTCAAGCTGAGCCATCCGTATGAAACACCGGCTTATGAGGTGTGGCAGTTGGCGGATTTTTAA